A part of Dreissena polymorpha isolate Duluth1 chromosome 13, UMN_Dpol_1.0, whole genome shotgun sequence genomic DNA contains:
- the LOC127856226 gene encoding zinc finger protein 675-like: MSYTNFNLAEVSVISDEVNSNLAAESGECSSDDFEEIFIERNQKKSKSYHQTLLAPKRDCGQGSSRGLAKPRYAEKTMVPLVLKPAKRKLDKAGDQVSAKRKKKAKTLEKDKTEYLLPESNLASCMNLEPSDNDHFLYCGECNKEFEGDCPVHGPYNFIKGKEVPEGDPCRADHTLPDDLEIKTSKIFGAGLGVFSKVRLESRIMFGPYRGDTISDNHKSGYCWQIYKEGKASHYVDAQNKATSNWMRYINCAMTEADQNLVAFQYKGGIYYCTFKPVSPEEELLVYYGDEYARKLGINRDKNLLFRPKYVNGEESDILQTVMEKHLKNAKLQKKNIENKDEKEYNGEMWNNISNNRSHLKTHMRIHAGEKLYKCGVCSYECNQSGSLKTHMRIHTGEKPFKCEVCGYTCKQSSHMKTHMKIHSEERSFKCEVCGYACKLSSSLKTHMRIHAGEKLYKCGVCSYECNQSGSLKTHMRIHTGDKPYKCEVCGFECSQGGSLKTHMRIHTGEKPYKCEVCGYTFNQSSHMKTHMKIHAEGRLYKCEVCGYTCKQSSSLKRHMRIHAGERLYKCEVCGYESNRSFTLKTHMMIHTGEKPYKCEVCGYTCKQSSHMKTHMKIHSEERPFKCEVCGYTCKQSSSLKTHMRIHSEERLYECGVCCYTCKLSSNMKTHMMIHTGEKLYKCEVCGYEFNKSTNLKRHMRIHTGDRVQE; encoded by the coding sequence ATGAGTTATACCAATTTTAATTTGGCAGAAGTTTCAGTGATATCCGATGAAGTGAATTCAAATCTGGCAGCTGAGTCTGGTGAATGTTCTTCTGATGACTTTGAAGAGATATTTATTGAAAGAAACCAAAAGAAAAGCAAGAGCTATCATCAAACTCTTTTGGCACCAAAGAGGGATTGTGGTCAAGGCTCATCCAGAGGCTTAGCCAAGCCTAGGTATGCTGAAAAAACAATGGTCCCCCTTGTTCTAAAACCAGCTAAGAGGAAATTGGACAAAGCGGGTGACCAAGTAAGTGCTAAGAGAAAGAAAAAAGCCAAGACACTTGAAAAGGACAAGACTGAATACCTTCTTCCAGAGAGCAACCTAGCAAGCTGTATGAACCTTGAACCTTCAGATAATGACCACTTTCTGTACTGTGGAGAATGCAACAAAGAGTTTGAAGGGGACTGTCCTGTGCATGGACCATATAACTTCATAAAGGGCAAAGAGGTGCCAGAAGGGGACCCCTGTAGAGCTGATCATACTCTTCCAGATGACCTTGAAATTAAAACCTCAAAGATATTTGGAGCTGGTCTTGGAGTATTTTCAAAAGTTAGACTAGAGTCCAGGATCATGTTTGGACCGTATAGGGGCGATACCATCTCTGACAACCATAAATCAGGATATTGCTGGCAGATCTATAAGGAAGGCAAAGCGAGCCACTATGTGGATGCCCAGAACAAGGCCACCTCTAACTGGATGAGATACATTAACTGTGCAATGACAGAGGCAGATCAGAACCTTGTAGCGTTTCAGTACAAAGGAGGCATCTATTACTGCACATTCAAGCCAGTTTCACCAGAAGAAGAACTGCTTGTCTATTACGGAGATGAATACGCCAGAAAACTTGGCATCAACAGAGACAAGAACTTGCTCTTCAGACCTAAATATGTCAATGGAGAAGAAAGTGACATTTTACAAACTGTCATGGAAAAGcacttaaaaaatgcaaaattacaGAAGAAGAACATAGAAAACAAGGATGAAAAGGAGTACAATGGTGAGATGTGGAATAATATTAGTAATAACAGAAgtcacttgaagacacacatgaggatacatgcTGGAGAGAAACTGTACAAGTGTGGGGTGTGCAGTTATGAATGTAACCAGAGTGGTAGCTtaaagacacacatgaggatacatacaggagagaaaccgttcaagtgtgaggtgtgtggttatacATGTAAACAGAGTAGTCACATGAAGACTCACATGAAAATACATTCAGAAGAGAGATCgttcaagtgtgaggtgtgtggttatgcatgtaaacTGAGTAGTTCCTTGAaaacacacatgaggatacatgcTGGAGAGAAACTGTACAAGTGTGGGGTGTGCAGTTATGAATGTAACCAGAGTGGTAGCTtaaagacacacatgaggatacatacaggagataaaccatacaagtgtgaggtgtgtggttttGAATGTAGCCAAGGTGGttccttgaagacacacatgaggatacatacaggagagaaaccgtacaagtgtgaggtgtgtggttatacATTCAACCAGAGTAGTCACATGAAGACACACATGAAGATACATGCAGAAGGGAGACTGtataagtgtgaggtgtgtggttatacATGTAAACAGAGTAGTtccttgaagagacacatgaggatacatgctggagagagactgtacaagtgtgaggtgtgtggttatgaatCTAACCGGAGTTttaccttgaagacacacatgatgatacatacaggagagaaaccgtacaagtgtgaggtgtgtggttatacATGTAAACAGAGTAGTCACATGAAGACTCACATGAAAATACATTCAGAAGAGAGACCgttcaagtgtgaggtgtgtggttatacATGTAAACAGAGTAGTTCCTTGAAAActcacatgaggatacattcagAAGAGAGACTGTACGAGTGTGGGGTGTGTTGTTATACATGTAAACTAAGTAGTAACatgaagacacacatgatgatacatacaggagagaaactgtacaagtgtgaggtgtgtggttatgaatTTAACAAGAGTACtaacttgaagagacacatgaggatacatacaggagataGAGTACAAGAGTGA